The following DNA comes from Nicotiana sylvestris chromosome 10, ASM39365v2, whole genome shotgun sequence.
ggtcaagaaatttggtgaaacactcaccaagggagcattgacatggtattctctcttacccgaaaattctataaattcttttgctgagcttgaagattcatttatcaaagtgCATTCGAgagctcaaaaagtcaaaaaaagaatggaagacatTTTAAAAATCAAGCAAGGATATTCAGAGTTGCTTAGAGAGttcatggataggttccagcgtgaaagaatgatgCTACCACGTGTACCTGAAAACTGGTCAGCTATGGCTTTTGCCAGTAATTTGAATGAGAAAAGCTCAGAAGCCACGAGACAACTCAAGGAAAGTCTGCGTGAATTTCCAGCAACAAcctggaatgatgtttacaacagataCAACACGAAGCTAAAGATAGAAGAATATACTATCTCCCAGTCTCAAAAAGAGGAGAAAGTGAGTTCGAGACGCGCAGAAACCAAAAAAAGCTTTGGTAAAAATAGATACGAACCATATATGGGTCCAGCAGGGAAAAACTCACGATCAAAGTAGGACAATTCAAGGTATGATCATAGATTAATGAATAAAAAGGCAGGCTCATCATCGAGGTTTGGAAACAATCGAAACACACGATACGATGATAGAAACTTAAAGGCAAGATTTGGCGGTTACAATTTTAATGTCAGCACTTTAGAGTTAGTAGCCGTATTAAGAAGCATGGGTGATAAGGTGCGGTGGCCAAAATAAATgaggtcaaatccaaatagacgtaatcctgatcattggtgcgaatttcacaacgatcatggTCATAAAACATAAGATTGTAGATTGCTACAAGGAGAAGTCGACCATCTATTGAAACAAGGGTATCTTATTGaattatttagtgaaaaaggtaagcaacatacatgaagaataggcaggagcccCCTAAACCTCCTTCTCCGAAAATGACCTTTAATGTTAAGCGGGGGCGAGGAAATCAGCAGCATAACATATACGACGTCTAATAAAGTTTCTAAAGTTACAATTACCCACGGAAAGTGGGCCCGACATGTTTTGGAGGAAGAAAGTATTatatttgatgatgcagatgcggaCAGTGGGTTAACTCCATACattgatgcactggtaatctctctacttgtacatgatactaatatgAAACGaattttgattgatccaggtagttccgtgaatattattttgctaagagtactaagcgagatgcaagctgaagaaaAGCTAGTACCTAAGGCTCATACTTTGTCTGGCTTCCATAATTCAAGCGTTGTGACAAAATGGGAAGTAAAACTTACAACATTCGCAGAAGGGGTGGTAAAAGATACAAAATTTCAAGTGGTAGAGATagaaatggcttacaatatgattctcgggAGATCGTGGATCCACGAGATGAATGTTGTTCCATCTaccttacatcaagttattaaattcccatcatgATGGGGAATACttcaaattcgtggggatcaacaGACTTCCAGGAGCATAAACTCTGTAGCGAATTCAAGTACggaaaacaaagaaaagtagCAATTACAGAATCCAGTTGAGAATGCCACGACACaagcctcaactgaacaagggcgaatagatgtggactcaaggccccattccattcaagaaccagaataaaatgaaaatatcaaaacaacaattgaagaactggaggtTGTAGAGTTATTTGCACAGtggcctgaaaggaaagtctacatTGGGGCCAACTTAAGCCACGTCACaaaaggtaagttgattgaatttttaaaaactaacgcagattgttttgcctggtcccattctgatatgacaggaatacccccggaagtaatgactcacaagttaaatgaagatccatcgtaTCCACCTGttaaacaaaagaagagaaaacagGGGACATTTAAAAAtgaggtgattcaagatgaggtgaaaaaatattaaaaattgggtctaaccgcgaggtaaagtatcctaattggttagccaatactgtagTAGTGCCGAAAAAGAATGgcaagtggcgagtttgtgtagattacactgACCTTAACAAAGCTTATCTTAAAGATTCTTTTctattaccacatatagatcaactgattgatgctactgcaggacatgaattgtcaagctttttagatgcgtattcaaggtacaatcagatcaaaatggatccccTAGATGAAGAAAAAGCTTCATTTATAAAAGACAAAGGGACTTACTGTTGTAAAataatgccttttggtctcaaaaacGCTGGTGCCACATATCAAAGATTggtgaccaaaatgttccaagaacatctAGGAAAAACTATGGAAGTCTACATAGATGATATTCTTGTCAAATCTCAACAATCAGGagatcatatatcgcacttgTTTGATACATTTCATATCTTACAAAAATTCAATATGAAGCTAAATCCCAAGAAATGTGCATTCGGCGtttcatcaggtaagtttttgggttttcttgtttctaaccgtggtattgaagtaaatctcgcgcagattaaagccattgaagaaattcctgacaTGCTTACAAATAATAAAGAGGTACAGAGACTAACGGGAAGAATTacagccttgggaagatttatttccaagTCATCAGAAAAATACTTTAAATTCTTTTCGgctcttaaaaagcaagaccAATTCGAACGGTCTGAAGAGTGTCAACAAGCGCTCAAAAACCTGAAGGCATACCTATAAAATCCACCGTTGCTAGCAAAACCGAAGGTCGGGGAAAGGTTACTTATTTATTTAGCTGTTTCAGAGGTAGCGGTGAGTGTTGTTTTAGTTCGTGAAGACCAAGGTaacaatctccaatttattatgttagcaaatcaTTATTAGAGGCGGAGACGcggtatcctcaattagaaaagcttgcactgcactgatcatggcatctagaaaactaaggcccttattttcaatgtcatcctatttcCAAAGTAACAACTTATCCATTGCGTAATATATTACACAGACATGAGTTATTAGGTAGGTtagccaagtgggccatagaattgAGTGAATACGACatcacatatcaacctagaacCTCTATAAAATCTTAGGTGTTAGCAGATTGTTTGGCTGATTTTAGCCATGGGATACAATTTGCAGCTGAAAAGGAACAACAAGTGTTTAATGGGTGTAATCCGggaatttggaccttatttactgatggctcatctaatgtgAAAGGGGCAGGTTTAGGAATTGTTTAGGTACCAcatacgggtgaaaccattcgacaagccataaaatgtcatcctataactaacaatgaggcagagtatgaagctgtgattgcaggtttagaactggcacgtgAACTTGGTATTAATCATATtgtaatcaaaagcgattcgcaGCTTGTAGTTAACCAAATGCTAGGGACTTATACAGTCAGGGAAGCATGAATGCAGCAGTACTTAGAGAAGGTCCGAGATTTGATTAGGCAAttccaaacctggaaagttatGCAGATACCAAGAGATGAAAATGTTGAGGCAGACGCCTTAGCCAATCTCGCATCCGCGGCGGACGTGACGagcaatgaaaatgcttctgtaattcatttgtttcattcagtacttgatccagacaaaaatgaggtacatttcaataacttaacctgggattggaggaatgatATTGtcacttttttgcagtatggaaccgtccctGAAGACAAGAAAAAGGCTCTCGCGCTTCGTAAAAAGGCTACTCGGTACTGTTTAAagcaaggaaatctttatcgaaaaatgtttggtggtcccttagcaagatgcctcgggccTTCAACAAAATATGTAATGAGAGAGATACATGAGGGGCATTGTGGAAATCATGCAGGaggaagatcactggtaagaaccatGATTAGAGCAAgctattattggcctaaaatagaagaagaagcgaaaatttcgtggctaaatgtgataggtgccaaagatatggtaacaacatgcatagacctgcggagttgctacatccggtcattgcaccgtgaccttttatgaaatgggggatggacatcatgtgtccactaccacaagcaaaaaGCAAGGTAAAATTCTTGCTTGTACTCACTACtactttactaaatgggtagaagcaggagcatttaaacatgtacaagaaaaagaagttagagatttcatttggcgaaatatgatatgtcgattcggtgtaccaaaggaaATCATGTGTGATAATGGCCCGCAATTTATAGGAGCACAAATCACGAAAtcttttcaaagttggcagattaaaaggattaccTCAACACCTTATCATCTAGTGGGTAATGAACAAGTTGAATCGACAAATAAGGTCATTATCAATAATTTGAAGAAACGATTGGAagaatccaaaggtaattggccagaattGCTActtggtgttttatgggcataccgcaccacAGCAAAAACAAGTACGGGTGAAACACCATTCTCATTGGTGTACGGAGCTGAAGCCTTAATTTTAGTTGAGATAGGGGAGCCAAGCACGAGGTACACGCAAGCGTCAGAGGAATCCAATGAAGAAGAAATGCGCATAaaccttgatttacttgaaggaaaaagggaagtTGCATTAATAAAAATGGCAACACAAAAacaagtcatagaacgatactataATCGGAAAGCACGTCTAGATACTTCAAGATTGAGGACTtcgtactcaagaaagtttttCAATCCACGAAGGCAGCTAATGCGGGAAAATTAAGTCCAACCTGGGAAGAACCTTACAAGATTCATGGTATCCCAGGGAAAGGAGCATAAgagctggaaacaatggatggaaaaatattaccttcacattggaatgccgttcacctgaagagatactatttctaaggagtacccacggtcaggtatcctcattttaaaattttatttttgaattattaaaattttactaaagattttatatgttaggcaaaaagctaacctgtgctaaatgatgaatcacgacctgcaaggcacatGGAATAGATTAAATTCGCggcctagggttacaactattctgatagaaattgaGATAAGTTAagtagtcttcatctataatcgtacctccgagtcccgtgtgTTTTATTCCTTTAtaggaaaaggaccaaataagaggagtaatcaagtgctcgagacttCATACTTGAAAGCTCAaatacttgggggactatataatatacatagacatatgtataaagaaggcaaagaagattgggaaataatgaaagttcaagcctgaaaagtttactcattgaatgagtcaagtgcagagcaaagtTACGAGCCaaagccaaagaaaaaccttatcaTAGTTAGGTTAAAGGCAATGTACTAAAATGTGTTGTAAATAAAAACCttgtgttttattttcttttttgaaatttgTTGTAAGGAAAACAGTTACGAAAAAGTTATAGAAGTTATTTAAATATATGTaaggtgttatttaaaacttgacaaagttcaaataaaaacttgtcaaagttatttcaagaaacatgtgtattcctatttcttttgtcgtacatttacaccattatgaagttgagacatcTTCTTCATTAAGCGTCGAATAtgaaagggccctcttttataaaattcat
Coding sequences within:
- the LOC138878947 gene encoding uncharacterized protein, whose protein sequence is MEDILKIKQGYSELLREFMDRFQRERMMLPRVPENWSAMAFASNLNEKSSEATRQLKESLREFPATTWNDVYNRYNTKLKIEEYTISQSQKEEKVSSRRAETKKSFDQLIDATAGHELSSFLDAYSRYNQIKMDPLDEEKASFIKDKGTYCCKIMPFGLKNAGATYQRLVTKMFQEHLGKTMEVYIDDILVKSQQSGDHISHLFDTFHILQKFNMKLNPKKCAFGVSSGKFLGFLVSNRGIEVNLAQIKAIEEIPDMLTNNKEVLADCLADFSHGIQFAAEKEQQVFNGCNPGIWTLFTDGSSNVKGAGLELARELGINHIVIKSDSQLVVNQMLGTYTIPRDENVEADALANLASAADVTSNENASVIHLFHSVLDPDKNEYGTVPEDKKKALALRKKATRYCLKQGNLYRKMFGGPLARCLGPSTKYVMREIHEGHCGNHAGGRSLIKRITSTPYHLVGNEQVESTNKVIINNLKKRLEESKGNWPELLLGVLWAYRTTAKTSTGETPFSLVYGAEALILVEIGEPSTRYTQASEESNEEEMRINLDLLEGKREVALIKMATQKQVIERYYNRKARLDTSRLRTSYSRKFFNPRRQLMREN